TCGCGTTCGTGCTCGCCGTGGCATCGAGCCTGTGGCCCTACTTCCGCAAGATGGTGTACCCGTACATGATCGCGCTCCAGGTCACACCCCGGATCGCCGTCACCCCCGTGATCATCGCCTGGCTGGGCTTCGGGGCGACCCCGAAGATCGTGATCGCGGCGACCATCTGCTTCTTCCCCGTCTACATCAACACCCTGACCGGGATGATGTCGGTCGACGAGGACGCCCGCGAGATGTTCCGCGCCCTCCGCGCCTCGCGCTGGCAGACGTTCACCCAGCTGATGCTGCCCGCGGCGCTCCCGGTGACCTTCGCGGGGTTGAAGACCGGCATGACGCTCGCGCTGATCGGCGCGATCGTCGCGGAGTTCGTCTCGGCCCAGGCCGGCATGGGGCTGCTCATCCAGCAGTTCTCCTTCCAGCTGAACATGGCCGCCGCCTTCGCCGTCCTCCTGATGCTCACCGCCATCGGGCTGGTCCTGTTCGCGGTCATGGAGTACCTGGACCGCCAGCTCGTCTTCTGGGCGCACGAGGACCGGCTCGCGAAGAAGTCAGTGAAGAAGCAGGAGGCCGCCGGCCTCCGACACGACGCACGACCGACGCCCTCGAGGGAGGCAGCATGATCCAGCACGCACCACACCGAGTCCCACCACGCCCCAGGGGCGGGACCCTGCGATGGCTCGCGCTGGCCATGGTCGCGCTCCTGGCGCTGACCGCCTGCTCCGGCAGCGAGGCGGACGACGCCGATGGCGCCGGCGGCGGTGAGGTCGCGTCGGAGGGCGGGGACGACGCGGGAGCCGATGCCGGCGACGAGGGCGACGGCGGCGGTGAGCCCACGACGATCACGCTGCTCTCGCCGGTCCCGCCCTCGGTGTTCTTCTTCCCGGCCTTCGTCGGCGAGGAGCTCGGGTTCTTCGCGGAGGAGGGCATCGAGCTCGAGTACGAGTCGATCGGCGAGGGGGTGTCCATGACCTCGCTGCTCGTCAACGGCCGTGTTGACGTCGCCGCCCCGGGCGCGACCGAGGTGTTCCAGGGCCTCGACGCCGGGCAGGAGTTCGACGTCATCTACGACTACTACACCCAGGCCGTGGAGGGGATCGTGGTGCCGACTGACAGCGACATCGAATCGATGGAGGACCTCGAGGGTGCGACGGTCGGTCTGGCGGGCGACGAGGTCCGCTCGCTCCTCGCCTTCTCGCTGGACCAGGTCGGGCTCTCCATCGACGACGTCGAGACCGCGAACGTCGGGACCAGCGGATCGGTGATCGCCAACTCCCTCGAGCAGGGCGACATCGACGCGTTCGTCGGCGGCGTGCTCGACTTCGCGAGCCTCCAGGTGGCTGGCCTCGAGCTCCGCGACATCACCCCGGACGAGGTCGGACGGGTGCCCGGGGCCTCCTTC
This DNA window, taken from Euzebya sp., encodes the following:
- a CDS encoding ABC transporter permease, coding for MSAPSPTDRRRRVTAGQVVPPVILLVSVLVAWDLLVRFEVVSTFILPPPLEVWDSLIGLLPTSLLWTNAGLTMYETLAGFAVGSGLAFVLAVASSLWPYFRKMVYPYMIALQVTPRIAVTPVIIAWLGFGATPKIVIAATICFFPVYINTLTGMMSVDEDAREMFRALRASRWQTFTQLMLPAALPVTFAGLKTGMTLALIGAIVAEFVSAQAGMGLLIQQFSFQLNMAAAFAVLLMLTAIGLVLFAVMEYLDRQLVFWAHEDRLAKKSVKKQEAAGLRHDARPTPSREAA
- a CDS encoding ABC transporter substrate-binding protein; the encoded protein is MVALLALTACSGSEADDADGAGGGEVASEGGDDAGADAGDEGDGGGEPTTITLLSPVPPSVFFFPAFVGEELGFFAEEGIELEYESIGEGVSMTSLLVNGRVDVAAPGATEVFQGLDAGQEFDVIYDYYTQAVEGIVVPTDSDIESMEDLEGATVGLAGDEVRSLLAFSLDQVGLSIDDVETANVGTSGSVIANSLEQGDIDAFVGGVLDFASLQVAGLELRDITPDEVGRVPGASFAVTPDGAEEMGDALPAFLRAWSRALHVGLQDPALVEEIMREASPEEWEDPEVGAATLDVAIQLQEQGPEDYGSLDDEAWAVGVEQALVAGDVESELATDEFLDGQYLDAANDFDRDEAETAAGGSGS